A genomic segment from Anabas testudineus chromosome 6, fAnaTes1.2, whole genome shotgun sequence encodes:
- the rassf10a gene encoding ras association domain-containing protein 10, with translation MEPEEGKISVWVCREEKLVSGLTKRTTCADVVQVLLDDQNLRQGASAAMLSGSPQSYCVVEKWRGFERILPNKTKILRLWSAWGDEQENVRFVLVKNEASLPNNGPRSAEARVVQSRESSGPGGVLKGTARTCWTAAAAAANLSQEKQRRIVRKAFRKLDKMNKKKEQTVSKDKSSVEKMETLVHLVISQDHTIRQQIQRITELDREIERYEAKVHFDRIKRHGVNYVQDTYMVDTSSEDCKRNAERPDARCTAEALAQFEEYARRCEEVVRLQEELTEREALVESITGEIQEELNRRWMKRRRGDKAADVEDKDTDSVGDEVSLHVSAAAPEEPDVESLSENELVLEEERIKTQLDTSLYIGLRLKTDLDAIRGDLDLSLALWETKESELLDLLAKVETMDIEQVNETLTDDAEGDAGAESTEAEPAPSEKSSGWVEQARGLSKSCNTNDEDSDTGLSSMHSQDSDNLPVCESLV, from the coding sequence ATGGAGCCGGAGGAGGGGAAGATCTCGGTGTGGGTGTGCCGGGAGGAGAAGCTCGTCTCTGGGCTCACGAAGCGAACCACCTGCGCCGACGTGGTCCAAGTTCTGCTGGACGACCAGAACCTGCGCCAGGGGGCCTCGGCCGCGATGCTGTCCGGCTCCCCCCAGTCCTACTGCGTGGTGGAAAAATGGAGGGGCTTCGAGAGGATTTTACCCAACAAGACTAAGATCCTGCGGCTGTGGAGCGCGTGGGGAGACGAGCAGGAGAACGTCCGCTTCGTCCTGGTTAAAAACGAGGCTTCTCTGCCCAACAACGGGCCCCGCAGCGCCGAGGCCCGGGTGGTCCAGAGCCGGGAGAGCAGCGGTCCGGGCGGGGTCCTAAAGGGCACCGCCAGGACGTGCTGGACCGCCGCGGCCGCCGCCGCCAACCTGTCCCAGGAGAAACAGAGACGCATAGTCCGAAAGGCTTTCAGGAAGCTGGACAAgatgaacaaaaagaaagagcagacCGTCTCTAAGGACAAGAGCTCCGTGGAGAAGATGGAGACGCTGGTTCACCTGGTGATCTCCCAGGACCACACCATCCGCCAGCAGATCCAGAGGATCACGGAACTGGACCGAGAGATCGAGCGCTACGAGGCCAAAGTGCACTTCGACCGCATCAAGAGACACGGGGTGAACTATGTGCAGGACACATACATGGTGGACACGTCCTCAGAGGACTGCAAGCGCAACGCGGAGCGGCCGGACGCGCGGTGCACGGCGGAGGCGCTGGCACAGTTCGAGGAGTACGCGCGCCGGTGCGAGGAGGTGGTGCGACTGCAGGAGGAGCTGACGGAGCGCGAAGCGCTGGTGGAGAGCATCACCGGAGAGATCCAGGAGGAGCTCAACAGGCGATGGATGAAGCGGAGGCGGGGGGACAAAGCAGCGGACGTGGAGGACAAGGACACGGACAGTGTCGGGGACGAGGTGAGCCTCCACGTGTCCGCTGCTGCACCGGAAGAACCAGATGTGGAGAGTCTGTCTGAGAACGAGCTGgttctggaggaggagaggatcaAAACCCAGCTGGACACCAGTCTGTACATTGGCCTGAGGCTGAAGACAGACCTGGATGCCATAAGGGGGGACTTGGACCTGAGTCTGGCACTCTGGGAGACCAAGGAAAGTGAACTCCTGGACCTGCTGGCCAAAGTCGAGACTATGGACATAGAGCAGGTGAACGAGACACTGACTGATGATGCTGAGGGAGACGCGGGTGCAGAGAGCACCGAGGCTGAGCCCGCACCATCAGAGAAGAGCAGCGGCTGGGTGGAGCAGGCCAGAGGTCTGTCCAAGTCCTGCAACACGAACGACGAGGACTCGGACACAGGCCTGAGTTCCATGCACAGCCAGGACTCCGACAACCTACCTGTGTGTGAGTCCCTGGTGTAG